The DNA segment CTGCAGGGCCATCTCCCTTGCGGTCAGTTGGTGCTTACGGTTCCCGGTTTGCATCGCCAAATCGATTCCCCGCTTCCACAGTTTGTCCCCGCAGCAGTTCCTCCGCACTCATCCGGCGTTTTCCTTCCGGTTGCAACTGCTTGATCGCCAAGATGCCTTTTCCCGTTTGCACTACAATCGCGTCTTTCGTCGTCCGCAGCACCGTGCCGGGCGGGTGGCCGGTCACGGCATGTGGATCGACGATTTCCGCCCACCAGATCTTGAAGATTTTATCGCCCAGTGTGGTGAACGCGACCGGCCACGGATTCAGGCCGCGCACCTGGTTGTAGATGGCCCGTGCGTCTTTTGCCCAGTCGATCCGTTCGTCTTCGCGCGTCAAATTCGGTGCGTATGTAACAAGCGATTCGTCCTGCGGGGTTTCCGTGATGGTGCCGTCGACGATTTTCGGGATGGTTTCCAAAAGCAGTTTCGCGCCGACTTCCGCCAGCTTGTCGTGCAGCGTGCCGACCGTGTCAGTCTCCTCGATCGGAACCCGGACTTGCGCCAGCATGTCCCCCGCATCCAGCGCCTGCACCATGCGCATGATCGTGACCCCCGTCTCCCGATCGCCGTTGAGGATGCTGCGGTGAATCGGGGC comes from the Effusibacillus pohliae DSM 22757 genome and includes:
- the fmt gene encoding methionyl-tRNA formyltransferase gives rise to the protein MRILFMGTPDFAVPSLRALLAGGYEIACVVTQPDRPKGRGRQLAPPPVKTAALEHGLPVSQPEKIRSEEALAYLESLRPDLLVTAAYGQLLPARLLDMPRLGCINVHASLLPRYRGGAPIHRSILNGDRETGVTIMRMVQALDAGDMLAQVRVPIEETDTVGTLHDKLAEVGAKLLLETIPKIVDGTITETPQDESLVTYAPNLTREDERIDWAKDARAIYNQVRGLNPWPVAFTTLGDKIFKIWWAEIVDPHAVTGHPPGTVLRTTKDAIVVQTGKGILAIKQLQPEGKRRMSAEELLRGQTVEAGNRFGDANREP